From Carya illinoinensis cultivar Pawnee chromosome 5, C.illinoinensisPawnee_v1, whole genome shotgun sequence, one genomic window encodes:
- the LOC122310511 gene encoding B3 domain-containing protein Os01g0234100-like isoform X2, with the protein MLHDALCIWLIRCIVVDSNGLRVCPHQTPPNYHSIKQLASAQSCSTMATIKKLERPPKTEEKLFRKKSSGFNQMTTSQGVNDADKLRSFKRKRARTDCLNVSSEAQSSVLQRAKEFQANLEPDVPSLVKTMSRSHVTVGFWLGLPKHFCYTHLPKHDTTIVLEDESGEEFETKYLVEKVGLSAGWRGFSISHKLLEGDIVVFHLVKPSKFKVYIVRYNGSDEVNGALALLKLDACPKQLTCDEDTKACEKIEIENLEPLSHENSRENNLMVCGTDLRPISDFLEDDSDFSSEILDGIRLSESIVDFKQVRSIEDFIVLVNGLVINSELPKFLLTKYHKLCCSQKAFLHDHLLEGLNCKLAAGIISETINISDAIRASKICTSQDNFSTWEKTLKAFEVLGMNVGFLLARLEQLMNISLKSKRYKEAIVERAHAEEEIKVMETKLLEAKDKMNSLDTKIENLDVTADKLELLFVEVANAPW; encoded by the exons ATGCTTCACGATGCATTGTGTATATGGTTGATTAGATGCATTGTCGTTGACTCAAATGGGCTACGAGTTTGCCCGCACCAAACACCTCCAAATTACCATTCG ATTAAACAGCTGGCCTCCGCTCAGAGCTGCTCAACCATGGCCACG ATTAAAAAACTGGAGAGGCCACCAAAGACCGAAGAAAAGCTTTTCCGGAAGAAATCTTCTGGGTTTAACCAAATGACTACATCACAA GGAGTCAATGATGCAGATAAGTTAAGAAG TTTCAAGCGAAAGAGAGCAAGAACTGACTGCTTAAATGTTTCGTCCGAAGCTCAGTCTTCCGTCTTACAACGAGCAAAAGAGTTTCAAGCAAATCTAGAACCAGATGTCCCTAGCCTTGTCAAGACTATGAGTCGATCACATGTTACTGTTGGATTTTGGCTG GGTCTCCCGAAGCACTTTTGTTATACGCATTTGCCTAAGCATGATACAACAATTGTTTTGGAAGATGAAAGTGGGGAAgaatttgaaacaaaatatcTAGTTGAAAAGGTGGGACTAAGTGCAGGATGGAGAGGGTTTTCTATTTCTCACAAATTACTGGAGGGAGATATAGTAGTTTTCCATTTGGTCAAGCCTTCAAAATTTAAG GTATACATTGTGAGATATAATGGTTCAGATGAAGTGAATGGTGCTCTTGCCCTTTTAAAATTGGATGCCTGCCCAAAACAACTGACTTGTG ATGAGGATACCAAGGCTTGTGAAAAGATAGAAATTGAGAATTTGGAGCCTCTTTCTCACGAAAATAGTCGAGAGAATAACTTGATGGTCTGTGGTACTGATCTCAGGCCAATATCAGATTTTTTAGAAGATGACAGTGATTTCAGCTCAGAAATTTTGGATGGAATTAGATTATCAGAATCTATTGTTGATTTTAAACAAGTCAGAAGCATTGAGGATTTCATTGTTCTCGTTAATGGTTTAGTTATAAACTCTGAGCTCCCAAAGTTCCTTCTGACCAAGTACCACAAGCTGTGCTGCAGTCAGAAAGCATTTCTTCATGACCATCTCCTCGAGGGTCTTAACTGTAAATTAGCTGCTGGAATCATTTCTGAGACTATTAACATTTCCGATGCCATTAGAGCCTCCAAGATTTGCACTTCACAAGATAATTTTTCCACTTGGGAAAAAACTTTGAAGGCCTTTGAGGTGTTGGGCATGAATGTGGGTTTCCTGCTTGCACGGCTAGAGCAGCTTATGAATATTTCACTTAAATCAAAGAGGTATAAAGAAGCTATAGTTGAACGAGCTCATGCAGAAGAGGAGATAAAAGTTATGGAGACAAAGCTTCTGGAAGCAAAAGATAAAATGAATAGCCTTGATACCAAGATTGAGAATCTAGATGTAACTGCAGATAAGCTTGAACTTTTGTTTGTAGAAGTGGCTAATGCCCCTTGGTAA
- the LOC122309387 gene encoding cyclin-dependent kinase inhibitor 7-like isoform X2, with protein MKNDSSKETERESSASAYSMGDCTRKCKRNIAAVEGSSTSTSTRVSKRMRIVGLPSLTVELENPLSCVALPGNVASPANSVDSEAMNAGALSSSFRSDQLPASWCSSNESSEVVKDRFRLMDLEAKSFETVDSACINTELRETTPSSELCGESDEMDSLARKTSAAKTPPKEEIEEFFAKAEKQEQKRFAEKYNYDIVKDTPLEGRYQWVRLKP; from the exons ATGAAAAACGATAGTAGTAAAGagacggagagagagagctcggctAGTGCGTACAGTATGGGGGATTGTACGAGGAAGTGTAAACGAAATATTGCAGCCGTGGAGGGCTCGAGCACGAGCACGAGCACGAGGGTGTCTAAGCGGATGAGAATTGTTGGTTTGCCTTCCTTGACCGTTGAGCTCGAGAACCCTCTTTCCTGCGTGGCTTTGCCCGGGAATGTGGCGTCTCCTGCCAATTCAGTGGATTCTGAAGCAATGAACGCCGGTGCTTTGAGCTCGAGCTTCCGCTCGGACCAGCTCCCGGCTTCTTGGTGTTCCAGTAATGAGTCGAGCGAGGTTGTGAAGGACAGGTTTAGGCTCATGGATCTCGAg GCCAAGAGTTTCGAAACCGTAGACTCAGCGTGCATCAACACCGAACTAag AGAGACGACGCCGTCGAGCGAACTCTGCGGAGAGTCGGACGAAATGGATTCGCTAGCGAGGAAGACATCGGCGGCGAAGACTCCACCGAAGGAAGAGATCGAGGAGTTCTTCGCAAAGGCCGAGAAGCAAGAGCAAAAGCGATTCGCTGAGAA GTACAACTATGACATTGTGAAGGATACGCCCCTGGAGGGACGGTACCAGTGGGTTCGTTTGAAgccatga
- the LOC122310512 gene encoding uncharacterized protein LOC122310512 isoform X1, which yields MWGGGGGIGGDLHWGRKEAQSRGIAVVFAWASIQLRHLKSYVDLYASLGWNCLVCHADFLNAFYPERAMSLAFVVLNGLVEELRIRPCPIVFVALSGGPKACMYKIFQVIDGTCGEMYWGEYQLVRNCFSGHIYDSSPVDFTSDFGARFTLHPSIWKMPGSSKLVSWVAKGVASGLDALYLTRFESQRVEYWQALYSSVNLSAPFLIVCSEKDELAPYHIICNFAQRLQDLGGEVKLVKLNGSNHIGHYKHYPIQYRAAVTNLLDKAASVYSQKIRLLGERASMQGMHDEISELICDLQNAAINSNQSFRRVAQGPGDHFFLPSSSEYQNGRESPSLQDEQKERSIYLPSPSRINAHSVLGQFLFDVCVPKNVEGWDIKFGGSLNGQPFASARRNLPIQGIKCTRRSRL from the exons ATGTGGGGTGGTGGCGGTGGAATTGGGGGTGATCTCCATTGGGGAAGAAAGGAGGCTCAATCCAGAGGAATCGCGGTGGTCTTCGCTTGGGCTTCGATTCAGTTGCGGCACTTGAAGAGCTACGTAGACTTGTACGCGTCCCTCGGATGGAATTGCCTCGTTTGCCATGCCGATTTTCTCAACGC ATTTTATCCTGAGAGGGCCATGTCACTGGCATTTGTTGTTCTCAACGGGCTTGTTGAG GAGCTAAGGATTAGGCCATGCCCTATTGTCTTTGTTGCTCTATCTGGTGGTCCCAAAGCTTGCATGTATAAGATTTTTCAG GTTATCGATGGAACATGTGGAGAGATGTATTGG GGCGAATATCAGTTGGTCAGAAATTGCTTTTCTGGGCATATCTATGATTCTAGTCCAGTAGATTTTACAAGTGATTTTGGTGCAAGATTCACTCTACACCCCTCCATTTGGAAAATGCCTGGGTCATCGAAACTTGTTTCTTGGGTGGCGAAAGGCGTTGCTTCTGGTCTTGATGCATTATATCTTACTAGGTTTGAATCGCAACGTGTGGAGTATTGGCAGGCCTTGTACTCCTCTGTT AACTTGAGCGCTCCTTTTCTCATTGTGTGCTCAGAAAAGGATGAACTTGCACCGTACCACATTATCTGCAATTTTGCTCAACGTTTACAGGATCTTGGGGGGGAAGTTAAGCTTGTGAAATTGAATGGCTCCAATCACATAG GTCATTACAAGCATTATCCAATCCAATATAGGGCTGCTGTGACCAATTTGCTTGACAAGGCCGCTTCAGTTTATTCCCAAAAAATCCGACTACTGGGAGAAAGAGCTAGCATGCAAGGTATGCATGATGAGATATCTGAGCTAATCTGTGACCTCCAGAATGCAGCTATTAACTCAAACCAGAGCTTCAGAAGAGTTGCACAGGGGCCAGGCGACCACTTCTTCTTGCCAAGTTCTTCAGAGTATCAAAATGGTAGAGAATCTCCATCTTTACAAGATGAGCAGAAAGAAAGATCCATTTATCTACCTAGCCCGTCAAGAATCAATGCACATAGCGTACTTGGCCAATTCCTCTTTGATGTTTGTGTTCCCAAGAACGTTGAAGGTTGGGATATTAAATTTGGTGGCTCTCTGAATGGGCAGCCATTTGCTTCTGCACGTAGAAATTTGCCTATCCAGGGTATTAAATGCACTCGCCGATCAAGACTATGA
- the LOC122310512 gene encoding uncharacterized protein LOC122310512 isoform X2 gives MWGGGGGIGGDLHWGRKEAQSRGIAVVFAWASIQLRHLKSYVDLYASLGWNCLVCHADFLNAFYPERAMSLAFVVLNGLVEELRIRPCPIVFVALSGGPKACMYKIFQVIDGTCGEMYWLVRNCFSGHIYDSSPVDFTSDFGARFTLHPSIWKMPGSSKLVSWVAKGVASGLDALYLTRFESQRVEYWQALYSSVNLSAPFLIVCSEKDELAPYHIICNFAQRLQDLGGEVKLVKLNGSNHIGHYKHYPIQYRAAVTNLLDKAASVYSQKIRLLGERASMQGMHDEISELICDLQNAAINSNQSFRRVAQGPGDHFFLPSSSEYQNGRESPSLQDEQKERSIYLPSPSRINAHSVLGQFLFDVCVPKNVEGWDIKFGGSLNGQPFASARRNLPIQGIKCTRRSRL, from the exons ATGTGGGGTGGTGGCGGTGGAATTGGGGGTGATCTCCATTGGGGAAGAAAGGAGGCTCAATCCAGAGGAATCGCGGTGGTCTTCGCTTGGGCTTCGATTCAGTTGCGGCACTTGAAGAGCTACGTAGACTTGTACGCGTCCCTCGGATGGAATTGCCTCGTTTGCCATGCCGATTTTCTCAACGC ATTTTATCCTGAGAGGGCCATGTCACTGGCATTTGTTGTTCTCAACGGGCTTGTTGAG GAGCTAAGGATTAGGCCATGCCCTATTGTCTTTGTTGCTCTATCTGGTGGTCCCAAAGCTTGCATGTATAAGATTTTTCAG GTTATCGATGGAACATGTGGAGAGATGTATTGG TTGGTCAGAAATTGCTTTTCTGGGCATATCTATGATTCTAGTCCAGTAGATTTTACAAGTGATTTTGGTGCAAGATTCACTCTACACCCCTCCATTTGGAAAATGCCTGGGTCATCGAAACTTGTTTCTTGGGTGGCGAAAGGCGTTGCTTCTGGTCTTGATGCATTATATCTTACTAGGTTTGAATCGCAACGTGTGGAGTATTGGCAGGCCTTGTACTCCTCTGTT AACTTGAGCGCTCCTTTTCTCATTGTGTGCTCAGAAAAGGATGAACTTGCACCGTACCACATTATCTGCAATTTTGCTCAACGTTTACAGGATCTTGGGGGGGAAGTTAAGCTTGTGAAATTGAATGGCTCCAATCACATAG GTCATTACAAGCATTATCCAATCCAATATAGGGCTGCTGTGACCAATTTGCTTGACAAGGCCGCTTCAGTTTATTCCCAAAAAATCCGACTACTGGGAGAAAGAGCTAGCATGCAAGGTATGCATGATGAGATATCTGAGCTAATCTGTGACCTCCAGAATGCAGCTATTAACTCAAACCAGAGCTTCAGAAGAGTTGCACAGGGGCCAGGCGACCACTTCTTCTTGCCAAGTTCTTCAGAGTATCAAAATGGTAGAGAATCTCCATCTTTACAAGATGAGCAGAAAGAAAGATCCATTTATCTACCTAGCCCGTCAAGAATCAATGCACATAGCGTACTTGGCCAATTCCTCTTTGATGTTTGTGTTCCCAAGAACGTTGAAGGTTGGGATATTAAATTTGGTGGCTCTCTGAATGGGCAGCCATTTGCTTCTGCACGTAGAAATTTGCCTATCCAGGGTATTAAATGCACTCGCCGATCAAGACTATGA
- the LOC122309387 gene encoding cyclin-dependent kinase inhibitor 7-like isoform X1, whose protein sequence is MKNDSSKETERESSASAYSMGDCTRKCKRNIAAVEGSSTSTSTRVSKRMRIVGLPSLTVELENPLSCVALPGNVASPANSVDSEAMNAGALSSSFRSDQLPASWCSSNESSEVVKDRFRLMDLEAKSFETVDSACINTELSRETTPSSELCGESDEMDSLARKTSAAKTPPKEEIEEFFAKAEKQEQKRFAEKYNYDIVKDTPLEGRYQWVRLKP, encoded by the exons ATGAAAAACGATAGTAGTAAAGagacggagagagagagctcggctAGTGCGTACAGTATGGGGGATTGTACGAGGAAGTGTAAACGAAATATTGCAGCCGTGGAGGGCTCGAGCACGAGCACGAGCACGAGGGTGTCTAAGCGGATGAGAATTGTTGGTTTGCCTTCCTTGACCGTTGAGCTCGAGAACCCTCTTTCCTGCGTGGCTTTGCCCGGGAATGTGGCGTCTCCTGCCAATTCAGTGGATTCTGAAGCAATGAACGCCGGTGCTTTGAGCTCGAGCTTCCGCTCGGACCAGCTCCCGGCTTCTTGGTGTTCCAGTAATGAGTCGAGCGAGGTTGTGAAGGACAGGTTTAGGCTCATGGATCTCGAg GCCAAGAGTTTCGAAACCGTAGACTCAGCGTGCATCAACACCGAACTAag CAGAGAGACGACGCCGTCGAGCGAACTCTGCGGAGAGTCGGACGAAATGGATTCGCTAGCGAGGAAGACATCGGCGGCGAAGACTCCACCGAAGGAAGAGATCGAGGAGTTCTTCGCAAAGGCCGAGAAGCAAGAGCAAAAGCGATTCGCTGAGAA GTACAACTATGACATTGTGAAGGATACGCCCCTGGAGGGACGGTACCAGTGGGTTCGTTTGAAgccatga
- the LOC122310511 gene encoding B3 domain-containing protein Os01g0234100-like isoform X3: MATVQKMRDKSSLSSLQEIKKLERPPKTEEKLFRKKSSGFNQMTTSQGVNDADKLRSFKRKRARTDCLNVSSEAQSSVLQRAKEFQANLEPDVPSLVKTMSRSHVTVGFWLGLPKHFCYTHLPKHDTTIVLEDESGEEFETKYLVEKVGLSAGWRGFSISHKLLEGDIVVFHLVKPSKFKVYIVRYNGSDEVNGALALLKLDACPKQLTCDEDTKACEKIEIENLEPLSHENSRENNLMVCGTDLRPISDFLEDDSDFSSEILDGIRLSESIVDFKQVRSIEDFIVLVNGLVINSELPKFLLTKYHKLCCSQKAFLHDHLLEGLNCKLAAGIISETINISDAIRASKICTSQDNFSTWEKTLKAFEVLGMNVGFLLARLEQLMNISLKSKRYKEAIVERAHAEEEIKVMETKLLEAKDKMNSLDTKIENLDVTADKLELLFVEVANAPW; this comes from the exons ATGGCCACGGTACAAAAGATGAGAGATAAatcctctctttcttctcttcaaGAG ATTAAAAAACTGGAGAGGCCACCAAAGACCGAAGAAAAGCTTTTCCGGAAGAAATCTTCTGGGTTTAACCAAATGACTACATCACAA GGAGTCAATGATGCAGATAAGTTAAGAAG TTTCAAGCGAAAGAGAGCAAGAACTGACTGCTTAAATGTTTCGTCCGAAGCTCAGTCTTCCGTCTTACAACGAGCAAAAGAGTTTCAAGCAAATCTAGAACCAGATGTCCCTAGCCTTGTCAAGACTATGAGTCGATCACATGTTACTGTTGGATTTTGGCTG GGTCTCCCGAAGCACTTTTGTTATACGCATTTGCCTAAGCATGATACAACAATTGTTTTGGAAGATGAAAGTGGGGAAgaatttgaaacaaaatatcTAGTTGAAAAGGTGGGACTAAGTGCAGGATGGAGAGGGTTTTCTATTTCTCACAAATTACTGGAGGGAGATATAGTAGTTTTCCATTTGGTCAAGCCTTCAAAATTTAAG GTATACATTGTGAGATATAATGGTTCAGATGAAGTGAATGGTGCTCTTGCCCTTTTAAAATTGGATGCCTGCCCAAAACAACTGACTTGTG ATGAGGATACCAAGGCTTGTGAAAAGATAGAAATTGAGAATTTGGAGCCTCTTTCTCACGAAAATAGTCGAGAGAATAACTTGATGGTCTGTGGTACTGATCTCAGGCCAATATCAGATTTTTTAGAAGATGACAGTGATTTCAGCTCAGAAATTTTGGATGGAATTAGATTATCAGAATCTATTGTTGATTTTAAACAAGTCAGAAGCATTGAGGATTTCATTGTTCTCGTTAATGGTTTAGTTATAAACTCTGAGCTCCCAAAGTTCCTTCTGACCAAGTACCACAAGCTGTGCTGCAGTCAGAAAGCATTTCTTCATGACCATCTCCTCGAGGGTCTTAACTGTAAATTAGCTGCTGGAATCATTTCTGAGACTATTAACATTTCCGATGCCATTAGAGCCTCCAAGATTTGCACTTCACAAGATAATTTTTCCACTTGGGAAAAAACTTTGAAGGCCTTTGAGGTGTTGGGCATGAATGTGGGTTTCCTGCTTGCACGGCTAGAGCAGCTTATGAATATTTCACTTAAATCAAAGAGGTATAAAGAAGCTATAGTTGAACGAGCTCATGCAGAAGAGGAGATAAAAGTTATGGAGACAAAGCTTCTGGAAGCAAAAGATAAAATGAATAGCCTTGATACCAAGATTGAGAATCTAGATGTAACTGCAGATAAGCTTGAACTTTTGTTTGTAGAAGTGGCTAATGCCCCTTGGTAA
- the LOC122310511 gene encoding B3 domain-containing protein Os01g0234100-like isoform X1, giving the protein MLHDALCIWLIRCIVVDSNGLRVCPHQTPPNYHSIKQLASAQSCSTMATVQKMRDKSSLSSLQEIKKLERPPKTEEKLFRKKSSGFNQMTTSQGVNDADKLRSFKRKRARTDCLNVSSEAQSSVLQRAKEFQANLEPDVPSLVKTMSRSHVTVGFWLGLPKHFCYTHLPKHDTTIVLEDESGEEFETKYLVEKVGLSAGWRGFSISHKLLEGDIVVFHLVKPSKFKVYIVRYNGSDEVNGALALLKLDACPKQLTCDEDTKACEKIEIENLEPLSHENSRENNLMVCGTDLRPISDFLEDDSDFSSEILDGIRLSESIVDFKQVRSIEDFIVLVNGLVINSELPKFLLTKYHKLCCSQKAFLHDHLLEGLNCKLAAGIISETINISDAIRASKICTSQDNFSTWEKTLKAFEVLGMNVGFLLARLEQLMNISLKSKRYKEAIVERAHAEEEIKVMETKLLEAKDKMNSLDTKIENLDVTADKLELLFVEVANAPW; this is encoded by the exons ATGCTTCACGATGCATTGTGTATATGGTTGATTAGATGCATTGTCGTTGACTCAAATGGGCTACGAGTTTGCCCGCACCAAACACCTCCAAATTACCATTCG ATTAAACAGCTGGCCTCCGCTCAGAGCTGCTCAACCATGGCCACGGTACAAAAGATGAGAGATAAatcctctctttcttctcttcaaGAG ATTAAAAAACTGGAGAGGCCACCAAAGACCGAAGAAAAGCTTTTCCGGAAGAAATCTTCTGGGTTTAACCAAATGACTACATCACAA GGAGTCAATGATGCAGATAAGTTAAGAAG TTTCAAGCGAAAGAGAGCAAGAACTGACTGCTTAAATGTTTCGTCCGAAGCTCAGTCTTCCGTCTTACAACGAGCAAAAGAGTTTCAAGCAAATCTAGAACCAGATGTCCCTAGCCTTGTCAAGACTATGAGTCGATCACATGTTACTGTTGGATTTTGGCTG GGTCTCCCGAAGCACTTTTGTTATACGCATTTGCCTAAGCATGATACAACAATTGTTTTGGAAGATGAAAGTGGGGAAgaatttgaaacaaaatatcTAGTTGAAAAGGTGGGACTAAGTGCAGGATGGAGAGGGTTTTCTATTTCTCACAAATTACTGGAGGGAGATATAGTAGTTTTCCATTTGGTCAAGCCTTCAAAATTTAAG GTATACATTGTGAGATATAATGGTTCAGATGAAGTGAATGGTGCTCTTGCCCTTTTAAAATTGGATGCCTGCCCAAAACAACTGACTTGTG ATGAGGATACCAAGGCTTGTGAAAAGATAGAAATTGAGAATTTGGAGCCTCTTTCTCACGAAAATAGTCGAGAGAATAACTTGATGGTCTGTGGTACTGATCTCAGGCCAATATCAGATTTTTTAGAAGATGACAGTGATTTCAGCTCAGAAATTTTGGATGGAATTAGATTATCAGAATCTATTGTTGATTTTAAACAAGTCAGAAGCATTGAGGATTTCATTGTTCTCGTTAATGGTTTAGTTATAAACTCTGAGCTCCCAAAGTTCCTTCTGACCAAGTACCACAAGCTGTGCTGCAGTCAGAAAGCATTTCTTCATGACCATCTCCTCGAGGGTCTTAACTGTAAATTAGCTGCTGGAATCATTTCTGAGACTATTAACATTTCCGATGCCATTAGAGCCTCCAAGATTTGCACTTCACAAGATAATTTTTCCACTTGGGAAAAAACTTTGAAGGCCTTTGAGGTGTTGGGCATGAATGTGGGTTTCCTGCTTGCACGGCTAGAGCAGCTTATGAATATTTCACTTAAATCAAAGAGGTATAAAGAAGCTATAGTTGAACGAGCTCATGCAGAAGAGGAGATAAAAGTTATGGAGACAAAGCTTCTGGAAGCAAAAGATAAAATGAATAGCCTTGATACCAAGATTGAGAATCTAGATGTAACTGCAGATAAGCTTGAACTTTTGTTTGTAGAAGTGGCTAATGCCCCTTGGTAA
- the LOC122310511 gene encoding B3 domain-containing protein Os01g0234100-like isoform X4 — protein sequence MATIKKLERPPKTEEKLFRKKSSGFNQMTTSQGVNDADKLRSFKRKRARTDCLNVSSEAQSSVLQRAKEFQANLEPDVPSLVKTMSRSHVTVGFWLGLPKHFCYTHLPKHDTTIVLEDESGEEFETKYLVEKVGLSAGWRGFSISHKLLEGDIVVFHLVKPSKFKVYIVRYNGSDEVNGALALLKLDACPKQLTCDEDTKACEKIEIENLEPLSHENSRENNLMVCGTDLRPISDFLEDDSDFSSEILDGIRLSESIVDFKQVRSIEDFIVLVNGLVINSELPKFLLTKYHKLCCSQKAFLHDHLLEGLNCKLAAGIISETINISDAIRASKICTSQDNFSTWEKTLKAFEVLGMNVGFLLARLEQLMNISLKSKRYKEAIVERAHAEEEIKVMETKLLEAKDKMNSLDTKIENLDVTADKLELLFVEVANAPW from the exons ATGGCCACG ATTAAAAAACTGGAGAGGCCACCAAAGACCGAAGAAAAGCTTTTCCGGAAGAAATCTTCTGGGTTTAACCAAATGACTACATCACAA GGAGTCAATGATGCAGATAAGTTAAGAAG TTTCAAGCGAAAGAGAGCAAGAACTGACTGCTTAAATGTTTCGTCCGAAGCTCAGTCTTCCGTCTTACAACGAGCAAAAGAGTTTCAAGCAAATCTAGAACCAGATGTCCCTAGCCTTGTCAAGACTATGAGTCGATCACATGTTACTGTTGGATTTTGGCTG GGTCTCCCGAAGCACTTTTGTTATACGCATTTGCCTAAGCATGATACAACAATTGTTTTGGAAGATGAAAGTGGGGAAgaatttgaaacaaaatatcTAGTTGAAAAGGTGGGACTAAGTGCAGGATGGAGAGGGTTTTCTATTTCTCACAAATTACTGGAGGGAGATATAGTAGTTTTCCATTTGGTCAAGCCTTCAAAATTTAAG GTATACATTGTGAGATATAATGGTTCAGATGAAGTGAATGGTGCTCTTGCCCTTTTAAAATTGGATGCCTGCCCAAAACAACTGACTTGTG ATGAGGATACCAAGGCTTGTGAAAAGATAGAAATTGAGAATTTGGAGCCTCTTTCTCACGAAAATAGTCGAGAGAATAACTTGATGGTCTGTGGTACTGATCTCAGGCCAATATCAGATTTTTTAGAAGATGACAGTGATTTCAGCTCAGAAATTTTGGATGGAATTAGATTATCAGAATCTATTGTTGATTTTAAACAAGTCAGAAGCATTGAGGATTTCATTGTTCTCGTTAATGGTTTAGTTATAAACTCTGAGCTCCCAAAGTTCCTTCTGACCAAGTACCACAAGCTGTGCTGCAGTCAGAAAGCATTTCTTCATGACCATCTCCTCGAGGGTCTTAACTGTAAATTAGCTGCTGGAATCATTTCTGAGACTATTAACATTTCCGATGCCATTAGAGCCTCCAAGATTTGCACTTCACAAGATAATTTTTCCACTTGGGAAAAAACTTTGAAGGCCTTTGAGGTGTTGGGCATGAATGTGGGTTTCCTGCTTGCACGGCTAGAGCAGCTTATGAATATTTCACTTAAATCAAAGAGGTATAAAGAAGCTATAGTTGAACGAGCTCATGCAGAAGAGGAGATAAAAGTTATGGAGACAAAGCTTCTGGAAGCAAAAGATAAAATGAATAGCCTTGATACCAAGATTGAGAATCTAGATGTAACTGCAGATAAGCTTGAACTTTTGTTTGTAGAAGTGGCTAATGCCCCTTGGTAA